In Colletotrichum destructivum chromosome 8, complete sequence, the following proteins share a genomic window:
- a CDS encoding Putative GNAT domain, acyl-CoA N-acyltransferase: protein MTEEHTPWGETKVNMADVQPLDFVTVKAVLPTIPLPAHASRQPIITERLVLRPISPDDLQSLHVLRTQPEVMRWSAAGRVDADVDETRAKLAECLPPNDADNYDFSICLRSTGEWIGIGGCKHLSGGELGWPEIGYMLRKDFWGSGYATEFVQAFLEAWWSLPRSERELSVDGATVRGWSGGEATVDEIMTAVTEPDNVASQKILGKWGFRKLKVWKETSEDGGKETILIGHGIGRSKQ, encoded by the coding sequence ATGACGGAAGAACACACGCCATGGGGGGAAACGAAAGTGAACATGGCGGACGTCCAACCTCTCGACTTCGTGACGGTAAAAGCCGTCCTGCCGACGATACCCCTGCCGGCTCACGCCTCGCGGCAACCCATCATCACCGAGCGTCTCGTCCTGCGGCCCATCTCCCCAGATGATTTGCAGTCGCTGCACGTCCTGCGCACGCAGCCAGAGGTCATGAGGTggtcggcggccggccgcgTTGACGCGGACGTGGACGAGACGCGGGCCAAGCTAGCCGAGTGCCTGCCAcccaacgacgccgacaacTACGACTTCTCCATCTGCCTGCGGTCGACAGGCGAGTGgatcggcatcggcggctgCAAGCATCTCTCTGGCGGCGAGCTTGGCTGGCCCGAGATCGGTTACATGCTTCGTAAGGACTTCTGGGGCAGTGGCTACGCCACCGAGTTCGTCCAGGCCTTCCTCGAAGCCTGGTGGTCTCTGCCCCGCTCGGAGCGCGAACTCAGCGTCGACGGGGCCACCGTCCGGGGGtggagcggcggcgaggcaACTGTGGACGAGATCATGACCGCCGTGACGGAGCCGGACAACGTTGCCAGCCAGAAGATCCTGGGCAAGTGGGGGTTCCGGAAGCTCAAGGTGTGGAAGGAAACTAGCGAAGACGGGGGAAAGGAGACGATACTCATTGGTCACGGCATCGGACGGTCGAAACAATAG